A part of Paenibacillus donghaensis genomic DNA contains:
- a CDS encoding NAD-dependent epimerase/dehydratase family protein codes for MRNILILGGTRFFGKRLVEQLLLDGNSKVTIVTRGMTQDDFGDQVTRIAADRTDTQALAASLEGLSWDVVYDNICYSPDEAKAACRIFAGRTKRYILTSSLSVYDPAPAALSEADSDSAAYPLRYGGKDDYTYQEAKRLAEAVLLQEADFPVAAVRFPIVLGTDDYTRRLHFHLEHIREGQPLGVPNPQARISFIRSDEAADFLFWLGFSGLTGPVNACSDGSLAIQELISIIEEKLGTTAVVQPETAQEHQSPFGIPDSLTMDTTKARSAGYSFLPLAEWFPALVAELAASFTGKN; via the coding sequence TTGAGGAACATATTGATATTGGGCGGTACAAGGTTTTTCGGCAAACGATTGGTTGAACAGTTGCTGCTGGATGGAAACAGCAAGGTAACCATCGTCACCAGAGGGATGACCCAAGATGACTTCGGTGACCAGGTCACACGGATTGCTGCCGACCGGACGGATACGCAGGCGCTTGCTGCAAGCCTTGAAGGGCTTAGTTGGGATGTGGTGTATGACAACATCTGTTATTCTCCCGATGAAGCTAAGGCGGCCTGCCGGATCTTCGCCGGCCGTACGAAACGTTATATCCTGACCTCAAGCTTGTCCGTATATGACCCGGCTCCTGCGGCACTGAGCGAAGCTGATTCCGACTCTGCCGCTTATCCGCTGCGCTATGGCGGGAAAGACGACTACACCTACCAGGAAGCCAAGCGGCTGGCGGAAGCGGTATTGCTGCAGGAGGCCGATTTCCCGGTCGCAGCGGTCCGCTTCCCGATTGTGCTGGGTACCGATGACTATACCCGCAGGCTGCATTTCCATCTGGAGCATATCCGCGAAGGCCAGCCGCTCGGCGTGCCGAATCCGCAGGCGCGGATCTCCTTCATCCGTTCCGACGAAGCCGCCGATTTCTTGTTCTGGCTGGGCTTCTCAGGGCTGACCGGGCCGGTCAATGCCTGTTCAGACGGCTCGCTGGCTATCCAGGAGCTGATCTCGATCATAGAAGAGAAACTTGGAACTACAGCCGTGGTTCAGCCGGAGACGGCGCAGGAGCACCAGTCTCCTTTTGGCATCCCAGACTCCTTGACGATGGACACCACGAAAGCCCGCAGCGCAGGCTATTCGTTCCTGCCGCTTGCCGAATGGTTTCCGGCCTTGGTTGCAGAATTAGCTGCTTCATTTACTGGCAAAAACTAA